TTTCTAGCCTCAAGTATCGTTGTGCCAGTGGTTACGATATCATCTACTAAAATAACTGGCGCAGTGACCTTTTTTAGGATTTTAAAATTTCTTGGGTTATTTTGTCTAAATTGCAAATCCTTGCCACTATAGCTGATCTTACTGGTTGCATGCAGTGCATGAAATATGGGCTTTAGATTTTTAGCCCTTAGTGCATTTGCCAAAATAGCCGTGTGCGAGTAGCCAAAATGAACTCTATCATCTATTGGCAAAGCATAGACTTGCTCTGGAAAGCTAAAGCTTTTAGCAAATTTATTAAATGCAAATTTGGCTAAGTTTTTATATATAAAATATCCGTGCATTTGGTGCTTGGAGTGGATGAGTTCTTTTATTTCAGAGTAGCCGTAAAAGCTATAAATTTTAAAGCCCTCTAGTTCTCTTACTGTCGGGCTTGGCTCGCTTAAAATTTGTGAGCAAATTTTACAAAATGTATTTAGCGTAAAGCTCTTGCAAAACGCACAAAACATTAGCTATTTAAAATAGCAATTGCTGTGCGTTTGATGGCATCATTTATGATCTCAGTTAAAAATGGCTTAAATGCTCCGCCTGTACGAATCAACTCAAATTTGGTTTGATTATTTGAAATGTTTTTAACGATGCTTTGATCGCCTTTTTGGATCTTAAGTGTAATCTTAATATTACCTTTTGTATTATCAGTGCCGTATCCGCTCATATTTGCTTCAAACTCGTTGATAAAAATTTCAACCACGACGCCACCCATTCCATTTACATTTGCACCGCGCGCCATAAGCTCTTTTTTGAGCGAATCACTAAAATAAGTAGCAAGATCGTTTTGAAGCACGACATATTCTTTTACTGTGCCTTTGCTATCAGTGATCGTAGCAATGGTACTTTTGTTTTTTCGGTTATCATGTACTGCGCTTATATAGGCCTCAAAGCCGCT
The DNA window shown above is from Campylobacter concisus and carries:
- a CDS encoding phosphoribosyltransferase is translated as MFCAFCKSFTLNTFCKICSQILSEPSPTVRELEGFKIYSFYGYSEIKELIHSKHQMHGYFIYKNLAKFAFNKFAKSFSFPEQVYALPIDDRVHFGYSHTAILANALRAKNLKPIFHALHATSKISYSGKDLQFRQNNPRNFKILKKVTAPVILVDDIVTTGTTILEARNTLEKAGVKVLFTLVLADAKY